A single window of Malus sylvestris chromosome 5, drMalSylv7.2, whole genome shotgun sequence DNA harbors:
- the LOC126622804 gene encoding uncharacterized protein LOC126622804, with product MTINKSQGQSLKQVGLYLPEPVFTYVALSRVTLKEGLKILIPDEENNLFNQDKIMVHAFAAEKEPHVQSLEKETTPSLLLARNIYGANLKHTILFLFCIFALHALKPFPAQLINLTFASTCDAALIFSAINSEAFQLAKFATWLKYAKCNPQTSFLTFIKICACLLSTKLAYISFYTIFSCFLYIFTSSSFNTHSNAHTLLLVSSIYIILLVAFVSSQVLHHLHMRSVYGQVIMGGL from the exons ATGACTATTAACAAGAGCCAAGGACAATCTTTGAAACAAGTTGGTTTATACCTTCCAGAACCTGTTTTCACTTATGTGGCGTTATCTAGAGTTACATTAAAAGAAGGTCTCAAAATTTTGATtccagatgaagaaaataat CTATTCAATCAGGACAAAATAATGGTGCATGCATTTGCTGCTGAGAAAGAACCGCACGTGCAGTCTTTGGAAAAAGAGACCACTCCATCTCTATTGCTTGCAAGGAACATTTATGGAGCAAACCTTAAG cATACAATCCTCTTCCTTTTTTGCATCTTTGCTCTGCATGCTTTAAAACCGTTTCCAGCTCAG TTAATAAATCTGACATTTGCTAGCACCTGTGACGCTGCTCTTATATTTTCG GCCATAAATTCAGAAGCTTTTCAATTAGCCAAGTTTGCAACATGGCTGAAATATGCTAAATGTAATCCTCAGACATCATTTCTCACTTTCATTAAGATATGTGCCTGCCTTCTCAGTACAAAATTGGCTTACATATCATTTTACACCATATTCTCATgttttttatacatttttacATCCAGTAGTTTTAACACCCACAGCAACGCGCatacattattgctagtatcATCTATTTACATTATTCTACTAGTGGCGTTTGTCTCGTCCCAAGTCTTACACCACTTGCACATGAGATCTGTCTATGGTCAAGTAATTATGGGAGGGTTATAA